From one Paenibacillus sp. FSL K6-1330 genomic stretch:
- a CDS encoding discoidin domain-containing protein, giving the protein MAVTGKTSSSVTLSWNASTDNVGVTGYEVFNGSTPAASVTGTNATISGLSANTAYTFTVKAKDAAGNISGASNAVTATTNNDTSSPNLALNKTAVASSSEASGFEPAKAFDGSQATRWASAEGVDPQWIYVDLGAVKNINRIQLNWEEAYAKSYKIQVSVDNGTPTNWTDVFSTTTGNGAIDEIAFSNRNARYVRMYGTARGTPYGYSLYEFEVYGTDSTGGSDTETPTVPTNLAVTNTTSSSVTLSWGAATDNVGVTGYDVYEGATLAAIVTDTTATVSGLNANTTYTFTVKAKDAAGNVSAASNEISATTSGDTVNPVKLTAIEDSFVRGGTYAGDQYGSQNTMTVKLRASNASYDRAGYLKFDTTSLSGSVSSAILKIYVTNIHSNTSSYTVEARGINNDAWSETSINATNQPTEAGSALGTVKVSQTGAYVSFDVTSFVNSQSDGVVSFRIVGLDEDMGADYATKEHSDTAIRPVLIINGD; this is encoded by the coding sequence TTGGCGGTTACTGGAAAGACTTCGTCCAGTGTCACTCTTTCATGGAATGCTTCTACGGATAATGTAGGGGTTACGGGTTATGAGGTTTTTAACGGCTCAACACCAGCGGCTTCCGTTACAGGAACGAATGCGACCATCAGTGGCTTGAGCGCCAACACGGCCTACACCTTTACGGTCAAAGCCAAAGATGCCGCCGGGAATATATCGGGCGCAAGCAATGCAGTGACAGCCACAACAAATAACGATACATCGTCCCCGAATCTTGCCTTGAACAAGACGGCCGTTGCAAGCTCAAGCGAAGCCTCGGGCTTTGAGCCAGCTAAAGCTTTTGACGGCAGCCAGGCAACGCGATGGGCAAGCGCAGAAGGCGTTGACCCGCAATGGATTTATGTCGATCTCGGGGCAGTGAAGAACATCAACCGAATCCAATTAAATTGGGAAGAAGCCTATGCGAAGAGTTACAAGATTCAAGTATCTGTCGATAACGGGACACCTACCAATTGGACGGATGTATTCTCCACAACAACCGGGAATGGCGCCATAGATGAGATTGCCTTTTCGAACCGAAATGCGAGATACGTGAGAATGTACGGCACGGCCAGAGGTACCCCTTACGGATACTCCTTATATGAGTTTGAAGTGTACGGAACAGATTCTACGGGCGGCTCGGATACGGAGACACCAACGGTTCCAACGAATTTGGCAGTAACCAACACGACCTCCTCCAGCGTTACGCTTTCATGGGGTGCTGCAACGGACAACGTAGGCGTTACCGGTTACGATGTTTATGAGGGCGCCACGTTGGCTGCCATCGTTACCGACACGACAGCGACGGTTAGCGGGCTAAACGCCAACACGACCTATACATTTACGGTTAAAGCGAAAGATGCAGCCGGCAACGTCTCGGCTGCAAGCAACGAAATCAGTGCGACCACTAGCGGGGATACGGTGAACCCTGTCAAACTTACAGCGATCGAGGACAGCTTCGTTCGTGGCGGTACGTATGCCGGGGATCAATATGGCTCCCAGAATACGATGACTGTAAAGCTGCGCGCCTCCAATGCCTCTTACGATCGAGCAGGATACTTGAAATTTGATACTACCTCATTAAGCGGGTCCGTAAGCTCTGCTATTCTCAAAATCTATGTAACCAATATTCATAGCAATACGAGCTCCTATACAGTGGAAGCCAGGGGTATCAACAATGATGCATGGTCTGAAACATCGATCAACGCAACTAACCAGCCGACAGAAGCCGGGTCTGCATTGGGGACCGTGAAGGTAAGTCAAACAGGTGCCTATGTGAGCTTTGATGTCACTTCATTTGTGAACAGTCAATCGGATGGAGTCGTAAGCTTCCGCATCGTCGGTCTAGATGAAGATATGGGCGCAGATTATGCGACCAAGGAACATTCGGATACGGCCATTCGCCCTGTTCTTATCATTAACGGAGATTAA
- a CDS encoding discoidin domain-containing protein, with amino-acid sequence MAYTECSKSINKVKLIWEDAYGKSYKIQVSTDTAAPVNWTEVYSTSTGDGGMNEISFAARDARYVRMYGTVRGTSYGYSLYEFEVYGSAASSSDTDPGDMRSAMTQGLSFRSNYGHRQDARNQSNRRNRNV; translated from the coding sequence ATTGCTTATACCGAGTGTTCAAAAAGCATTAATAAAGTCAAACTCATATGGGAAGACGCCTATGGGAAAAGCTACAAAATTCAAGTGTCGACGGATACGGCAGCGCCTGTAAATTGGACGGAGGTATACTCCACTTCAACCGGTGACGGAGGGATGAACGAAATCTCATTCGCAGCACGGGATGCCAGATATGTAAGGATGTATGGCACGGTAAGAGGAACATCCTACGGGTACTCTTTGTACGAGTTTGAGGTGTACGGTTCCGCTGCTTCAAGCAGCGATACGGATCCCGGCGATATGAGATCAGCAATGACGCAGGGTTTATCTTTTAGAAGTAACTATGGTCACAGGCAAGATGCCCGAAACCAATCCAATAGGAGGAATAGGAATGTATAA
- a CDS encoding CD3324 family protein: MKYENASDIIPEKLLKEIQKYAAGKLLYIPTGEEKRGWGEKSGYRNQLQRRNIMIRNKYANGVTVSELADEYFLSLDSIKKIIYSKKNDQQFTYAPTVRSAVQYANIGMLEEWIHCYMLHSRNAAPSLHDFMRKEYLYFGVVKFPLRLIELNGIMPGKDCTDEADSATLPPLLIQYKEGKFYCIEQKKVLATLKQRKVNAYPTIIVLKETTNYKRFMKHYENVLFYINQV, from the coding sequence ATGAAATATGAAAATGCCAGCGATATCATACCTGAGAAGTTATTGAAAGAAATTCAGAAATACGCTGCTGGAAAACTTCTTTATATTCCTACTGGAGAGGAAAAAAGGGGTTGGGGCGAGAAGTCGGGTTACCGAAATCAATTACAAAGGCGTAATATTATGATTCGCAATAAGTATGCCAATGGGGTAACGGTTTCGGAACTTGCGGATGAGTATTTTTTATCTTTGGATTCCATTAAGAAAATCATTTATTCGAAGAAAAATGACCAACAATTCACTTATGCTCCAACTGTACGATCTGCTGTACAGTATGCGAATATCGGAATGCTCGAAGAATGGATTCATTGTTATATGCTCCACTCCCGAAATGCTGCTCCTAGTTTACATGATTTTATGAGAAAAGAGTATTTGTATTTCGGTGTTGTTAAATTTCCTTTGCGTCTCATCGAGCTTAATGGAATCATGCCTGGGAAAGACTGTACCGATGAAGCAGACTCAGCTACTCTTCCACCACTTCTTATTCAATATAAAGAAGGCAAATTTTATTGCATCGAACAGAAGAAAGTATTAGCTACACTAAAACAACGCAAAGTAAATGCTTATCCAACCATAATTGTACTGAAGGAAACAACGAATTATAAAAGGTTTATGAAACACTATGAAAATGTTTTATTTTATATTAATCAAGTATGA
- the nagA gene encoding N-acetylglucosamine-6-phosphate deacetylase has protein sequence MNNQIIQHVKVHLSHQILPSATVWIANGKLKRIEATQELETIEADAELIDGKGMWLIPGMIDVHIHGANGYDMMDGTEDSIQEVSRACAATGCTSFLATSVSSTIEDLLNMIRSVKSVIGREQGAKIAGIHLEGPYLNPKRKGMQNEKYLRHPNLEEIKLIFQEAGSLIKMVTIAPELPGGLELISYLKEQDVVIAVAHSDATYEEAKLAFAAGASHVTHCFNGMRPIHHRDPGLIVAAFEEPHVSLQAIVDQIHLHPAIVRLMHRLKGPEGMVLITDALQAMGLGDGNYMFGGHHVTVSEGIARLADGTLASSTVTMNEALRLTVANGISMEDAVHMASTTPARILGLSHKGKIEVGYDADLVLMDERYQVQWTMIEGKLYC, from the coding sequence ATGAACAACCAAATCATTCAACATGTCAAAGTTCACCTTTCTCATCAAATCCTTCCTTCTGCAACCGTCTGGATTGCGAACGGGAAGTTGAAGCGAATAGAAGCGACGCAAGAACTGGAAACAATAGAAGCTGATGCTGAACTAATTGATGGCAAAGGAATGTGGCTCATACCCGGGATGATAGATGTTCATATTCATGGGGCCAATGGCTATGACATGATGGACGGAACCGAGGACAGCATTCAAGAAGTATCACGCGCTTGTGCTGCAACCGGATGCACTTCGTTTCTGGCGACTTCCGTGAGTTCAACGATAGAGGATCTGCTCAATATGATTCGCAGCGTAAAATCTGTAATCGGACGAGAACAAGGGGCAAAGATTGCCGGCATTCACTTGGAGGGACCTTATTTGAATCCGAAGCGAAAAGGGATGCAAAACGAGAAATATCTTCGCCACCCGAATCTGGAAGAAATAAAGTTAATTTTTCAAGAAGCGGGTTCGCTCATTAAAATGGTTACGATCGCACCAGAATTGCCTGGAGGCTTGGAACTCATATCCTATCTGAAAGAGCAGGATGTTGTGATTGCCGTAGCCCATTCCGATGCCACATACGAGGAAGCGAAGCTGGCTTTCGCAGCCGGTGCGAGTCATGTAACCCATTGTTTTAACGGCATGAGACCGATTCACCATCGAGACCCCGGACTGATTGTAGCCGCATTCGAAGAACCGCATGTCAGCCTGCAAGCGATTGTCGATCAAATCCATCTTCATCCCGCCATTGTCCGATTAATGCACCGTCTCAAAGGGCCTGAAGGCATGGTGCTGATTACAGATGCACTTCAGGCGATGGGATTAGGTGATGGCAATTATATGTTTGGTGGTCATCACGTTACCGTTTCCGAGGGGATTGCAAGGCTTGCGGATGGCACTTTAGCATCGAGCACGGTGACTATGAATGAAGCGTTACGTCTGACCGTGGCTAACGGAATTTCAATGGAGGATGCGGTGCACATGGCATCAACAACGCCGGCCCGTATTCTGGGTTTATCTCACAAAGGAAAAATCGAGGTAGGATACGATGCGGATCTCGTCCTGATGGACGAAAGGTATCAAGTGCAGTGGACGATGATTGAGGGTAAACTGTATTGTTAG
- a CDS encoding DeoR/GlpR family DNA-binding transcription regulator — MFQEERLVNILDYLKQHKTMSVGEICSFFQVSRDTARRDIVKLVQEGVVVRTHGGVALPELQKELTSYQERLIDEPTSKKVIGEHGAKLIRDHETVFLDVSTTVQFVAEHIQAKQITAVTHSIDNVGILSNREDLSIYVLGGYLHTQNRLLYGPSVIDKISEIRADKAFIGATAIQPDGLYYPYEEDVRVKREMARRSDQVILVADHTKFAVKSRFKLDFDHVDIIVTDQSIPVEIQEILDHKNITLIECQTHNQQDGVESK, encoded by the coding sequence ATGTTCCAAGAGGAACGATTAGTAAACATCCTGGATTACTTAAAACAACATAAAACGATGAGTGTTGGAGAGATATGCTCGTTCTTTCAAGTGTCGCGGGATACCGCGCGCAGGGATATTGTCAAATTAGTTCAAGAAGGAGTTGTTGTTCGTACGCACGGAGGGGTAGCCTTGCCTGAACTGCAAAAGGAGCTTACTTCTTATCAGGAACGACTTATTGATGAGCCCACGAGCAAGAAGGTAATCGGCGAGCATGGCGCTAAACTGATTCGGGACCATGAGACTGTATTTTTGGACGTATCTACGACCGTACAATTTGTTGCGGAGCATATTCAAGCGAAACAGATAACAGCGGTTACACACTCCATAGATAATGTAGGAATACTCTCCAACCGAGAAGATCTGAGCATCTACGTGCTCGGCGGTTACCTGCATACCCAAAATCGATTATTATACGGTCCTTCCGTCATTGATAAGATCAGTGAAATTCGTGCTGACAAAGCGTTCATTGGTGCGACGGCAATCCAGCCAGACGGACTCTATTATCCATATGAAGAAGATGTCAGGGTCAAGAGAGAAATGGCCCGGCGCTCGGATCAGGTCATACTTGTTGCAGATCATACCAAATTCGCGGTGAAATCGAGGTTCAAGTTGGACTTTGATCACGTGGATATTATTGTAACTGATCAATCGATTCCCGTTGAAATACAGGAAATATTAGACCACAAAAATATTACACTTATAGAATGTCAGACCCATAACCAACAGGATGGAGTAGAGTCGAAATGA
- a CDS encoding heme-binding protein — protein MYKLTLTTAKKLLEIAEQRARQMGLNSDIAIVDEGTNLMAFYRMDNAKIAGIDIAIGKAWTSVALQMPTANLAQSALPGGATFGINTTNQGKVVILGGGIPLVHEGRIVGGIGVSGGTSAQDIDVANAAVQAFENMRSNDIQYANARIGTVNQSFTY, from the coding sequence ATGTATAAACTCACTTTAACGACTGCGAAGAAGTTATTGGAAATTGCTGAACAGCGTGCCAGACAAATGGGACTTAACTCGGACATAGCGATCGTAGATGAGGGTACAAACCTAATGGCTTTCTATAGGATGGACAATGCCAAAATAGCAGGTATCGATATTGCCATAGGTAAGGCTTGGACCAGTGTAGCTTTGCAAATGCCAACAGCGAATTTAGCGCAATCTGCGCTTCCTGGTGGAGCAACCTTCGGAATTAATACAACGAATCAGGGGAAAGTCGTTATCCTCGGCGGAGGAATTCCTTTAGTTCATGAAGGAAGGATTGTCGGTGGCATTGGTGTAAGTGGAGGAACAAGCGCACAGGATATTGACGTTGCCAATGCAGCAGTGCAAGCGTTTGAAAATATGAGAAGTAATGATATCCAATATGCAAACGCACGGATTGGCACTGTAAATCAATCGTTTACTTATTAA
- a CDS encoding alpha/beta hydrolase codes for MRKLKKILRIIGITLIGLLITALIFPTWTSSIKGENSISILEQVEINGSKQELMIRGDDKNNPVILFVHGGPGAPEIPYAAAYQDLLETRFTVVHYDQRASGKSYRFFEDYANLSSELLVNDLLALTDHVSERMGKEKIILIGHSYGTYIAAQAAHKAPEKYEAYVGIGQMGDTLTSEMDSLTYLISQAHQAGNAEDVLYLQGLTDKIKKGEMFTPRNYVIRYGGASRLIDSPDGNNLGMLLSSEYNLMDVIRYNVGISFSQKVLLEEVIEHPLPTLVTKLELPCYFIMGDYDYMTSSHAAKEYFDMLGADQKEFIAFDQSAHYPHFEEKEKFFEWVSKTFL; via the coding sequence ATGAGAAAATTGAAAAAAATATTAAGAATCATCGGTATAACACTAATAGGGCTACTCATAACAGCCCTAATTTTTCCTACATGGACATCGTCCATCAAAGGTGAAAATAGTATTAGCATATTAGAACAAGTAGAGATCAATGGAAGCAAGCAAGAACTGATGATACGCGGCGATGACAAGAACAATCCCGTTATTTTATTTGTCCACGGAGGACCTGGAGCTCCGGAAATCCCTTATGCCGCGGCATATCAAGACTTGTTGGAAACCCGGTTTACGGTTGTTCATTACGACCAAAGAGCCAGCGGAAAATCCTATCGTTTTTTTGAGGATTACGCTAATCTTTCATCGGAGTTGCTGGTAAATGACTTATTGGCTTTAACGGATCACGTTTCGGAACGTATGGGCAAAGAAAAGATAATTCTCATTGGACATTCTTATGGTACGTATATTGCTGCACAGGCGGCCCATAAGGCTCCCGAAAAATATGAGGCTTATGTCGGGATTGGCCAGATGGGGGATACCTTAACAAGCGAGATGGACAGTTTGACTTACTTAATCAGCCAAGCTCATCAGGCCGGCAACGCGGAAGACGTCTTATATCTGCAAGGCCTAACCGATAAAATCAAAAAGGGCGAAATGTTCACTCCCCGAAATTATGTCATTCGATATGGCGGAGCTTCCAGACTTATTGACAGCCCCGACGGCAATAACCTTGGAATGCTATTAAGCAGCGAGTATAACTTAATGGACGTCATTCGATATAACGTCGGGATATCTTTTTCTCAAAAGGTTTTGTTGGAGGAGGTTATAGAACATCCGTTGCCAACGCTTGTAACGAAACTTGAACTACCGTGCTACTTTATCATGGGCGATTATGACTATATGACATCCTCCCATGCAGCAAAAGAATATTTCGATATGCTTGGAGCCGATCAGAAGGAGTTTATCGCGTTTGATCAATCTGCGCATTATCCGCACTTTGAAGAGAAGGAAAAGTTTTTTGAATGGGTATCCAAGACATTTCTTTAG
- a CDS encoding short chain dehydrogenase — MKIIMVGASGTIGQAVAKELGQHHEIIRAGRNGTDVMVDITSVDSIKSMYEQVGKVDAVISATGGAHFASITELTPELNEIGIESKLKGQINLVLLGMDYINDSGSFTLTTGIMMDDPIPQGASAAMANGGVKAFVKSASIEMPRGIRINSVSPNVLQESLGKYGEFFPGFEAVPASRVALAFKKSVEGAQTGQNYEVY; from the coding sequence ATGAAAATAATCATGGTTGGGGCAAGCGGTACGATTGGACAAGCAGTCGCCAAAGAACTAGGACAACATCATGAAATCATTCGCGCTGGAAGAAACGGAACAGACGTAATGGTTGATATTACATCGGTTGATAGCATCAAAAGCATGTATGAGCAAGTTGGGAAAGTGGATGCAGTCATTAGTGCAACAGGCGGCGCTCATTTTGCTTCTATTACCGAATTAACGCCTGAGTTAAACGAAATAGGGATTGAAAGTAAACTTAAAGGACAAATCAATTTAGTCCTTTTGGGAATGGACTACATTAATGACAGCGGAAGCTTTACTCTAACAACGGGCATCATGATGGATGATCCCATTCCTCAAGGTGCATCAGCAGCCATGGCTAATGGTGGTGTTAAAGCGTTCGTTAAGTCCGCCTCGATTGAAATGCCTAGGGGAATCCGTATAAATAGTGTTAGCCCTAATGTCTTACAAGAATCACTTGGAAAATATGGCGAGTTTTTTCCGGGCTTTGAAGCAGTTCCTGCTAGTCGCGTAGCCCTTGCTTTCAAAAAAAGCGTAGAAGGAGCACAAACCGGACAAAATTATGAAGTTTATTAA